A window of the Nibribacter ruber genome harbors these coding sequences:
- a CDS encoding NADP-dependent oxidoreductase, with amino-acid sequence MEITQIVLASRPKGNPTKENFRFEKAQVPALQEGQVLLEPLYISVDPYMRGRMNDAKSYTPPFQVDAPLEGGVVAKVVASKSEALQPGDVVLGALPWATQAIADAKKLQKINTQLAPASYYLGILGMPGLTAYFGLLDIGQPKEGETVVVSGAAGAVGMVVGQIAKLKGCRVVGLAGSDEKADLLKKEFGYDDVINYKTTQNLRNDLKTACPNGVDVYFDNVGGEITDAVISLINFHARLAICGQISHYNDEKPQLGPRFLPLILTRSALIKGFIMSNYHARFPEAMQELGAWVKEGKLHYQETIVDGFEQLPEAFLGLFTGQNQGKMLVKV; translated from the coding sequence GCCAGTCGGCCGAAAGGAAACCCCACCAAAGAAAACTTCAGGTTTGAAAAAGCTCAAGTGCCAGCCTTGCAGGAAGGACAGGTGTTGCTGGAACCGCTGTATATCTCAGTGGACCCTTATATGCGCGGCCGCATGAACGACGCCAAATCCTACACTCCGCCCTTTCAAGTAGACGCGCCACTAGAAGGAGGCGTTGTGGCCAAAGTGGTGGCGTCTAAAAGTGAGGCCTTGCAACCCGGCGATGTGGTGCTGGGCGCCTTGCCTTGGGCTACGCAGGCCATTGCAGACGCAAAGAAACTTCAGAAGATAAATACCCAGCTAGCGCCGGCTAGCTATTACCTGGGCATTCTGGGCATGCCGGGCTTGACGGCATATTTCGGGCTGCTGGACATTGGGCAGCCGAAGGAAGGGGAGACGGTGGTGGTTTCTGGAGCGGCCGGAGCCGTGGGCATGGTGGTAGGCCAGATTGCCAAGCTCAAAGGATGCCGCGTGGTAGGTTTGGCGGGCTCAGATGAGAAAGCAGACTTGCTGAAAAAGGAGTTCGGGTATGATGACGTGATCAACTACAAAACCACCCAGAACCTGCGCAATGACCTCAAAACTGCCTGCCCGAACGGCGTGGACGTCTACTTTGACAACGTAGGCGGCGAAATCACAGATGCCGTCATTTCGCTCATTAACTTTCATGCCCGCTTGGCTATTTGTGGCCAGATCTCCCATTACAACGACGAAAAGCCGCAACTGGGCCCACGATTCCTGCCTCTTATCCTAACCCGTAGCGCCCTCATCAAAGGCTTTATTATGAGTAACTACCACGCCCGCTTCCCTGAGGCTATGCAAGAACTGGGCGCTTGGGTCAAAGAAGGCAAACTCCACTACCAAGAGACCATTGTAGATGGATTTGAGCAACTGCCCGAAGCCTTTCTAGGATTGTTCACCGGCCAGAACCAAGGCAAGATGCTGGTGAAGGTGTAA
- the argH gene encoding argininosuccinate lyase, whose amino-acid sequence MKLWQKETSVAQNVEKFTVGKDAEIDLQLAPFDVLGSLAHTRMLESIGLMDPDDLAAVQRELKAIYQSIELGEFEIEPGVEDVHSQVELLLTRRLGEAGKKIHSGRSRNDQVLVDLKLFIRHEIRQTVEAVHTLFTTLQDLSEKNKEFLLPGYTHLQVAMPSSFGLWFGAYAESLVDDLQLLQAAYKISNKNPLGSAAGYGSSFPLNRQMTTDLLGFEALNYNVVYAQMGRGKTERSVSMGLASVASTVGRMAMDVCLYMSQNFAFVTLPDELTTGSSIMPHKKNPDVFEIMRGKCNRLQALPTEIQMLLGNLPSGYHRELQLLKESFFPAFTEIRNCLEMMTFMLPHLKLNPDILKDEKYQYLFSVEVVNNQVLNGVPFRDAYKNVGLAIEKGEFARPQEIKHTHEGSIGNLCTSEINGLMDEVLSGFQFEKVDNAIKELLA is encoded by the coding sequence ATGAAACTCTGGCAAAAAGAAACCTCCGTGGCGCAGAACGTTGAGAAATTCACCGTGGGCAAAGACGCCGAAATAGACCTGCAACTGGCCCCTTTTGACGTGCTGGGCTCCCTGGCGCACACCCGCATGCTGGAGAGCATCGGGCTTATGGATCCCGATGACCTGGCCGCCGTGCAGCGCGAACTCAAGGCAATTTACCAGAGCATTGAACTCGGCGAGTTTGAAATAGAACCGGGCGTGGAAGACGTACATTCTCAGGTGGAACTCCTCTTAACGCGCCGTTTAGGCGAAGCTGGCAAGAAAATCCACAGTGGCCGCTCCCGCAATGATCAGGTATTGGTGGACCTCAAACTGTTCATCCGCCATGAAATTCGGCAGACCGTAGAGGCCGTGCATACGCTGTTTACCACGTTGCAGGACCTCAGCGAGAAGAACAAAGAATTCCTGCTCCCCGGTTACACGCACCTGCAGGTGGCTATGCCGTCGTCGTTTGGGTTGTGGTTTGGCGCGTACGCAGAGAGTTTGGTAGACGATCTTCAACTCTTGCAGGCCGCCTACAAAATCAGCAATAAAAACCCCTTGGGCTCGGCGGCCGGCTATGGTAGTTCTTTCCCTTTGAACCGCCAGATGACCACCGACCTGCTTGGTTTTGAGGCCTTGAACTACAACGTGGTGTACGCGCAGATGGGCCGCGGCAAAACCGAGCGTAGCGTGAGCATGGGCCTGGCCTCTGTTGCCAGCACCGTGGGCCGCATGGCCATGGATGTGTGCCTGTACATGAGCCAGAACTTCGCGTTTGTGACCCTGCCCGACGAGTTGACCACCGGTTCCAGCATCATGCCACACAAAAAGAACCCAGACGTTTTTGAAATCATGCGCGGCAAGTGCAACCGCCTGCAGGCCCTTCCCACCGAGATTCAGATGCTTCTTGGCAACCTGCCCTCTGGCTATCACCGCGAACTGCAACTGCTCAAAGAAAGCTTCTTCCCCGCCTTCACAGAAATCAGGAATTGCCTGGAGATGATGACCTTCATGCTCCCTCACCTGAAACTGAACCCGGACATTCTGAAAGATGAGAAATACCAATACCTCTTCAGTGTGGAAGTGGTGAACAACCAGGTACTCAATGGCGTGCCGTTTAGAGATGCCTACAAAAACGTTGGCCTAGCCATTGAGAAAGGCGAGTTTGCACGCCCTCAAGAAATAAAGCACACCCATGAAGGCAGCATCGGGAATCTGTGCACCTCCGAGATTAATGGTTTAATGGATGAGGTCTTGAGTGGCTTTCAGTTTGAGAAAGTAGACAACGCGATAAAGGAGTTGCTTGCATAG
- a CDS encoding M20 family metallo-hydrolase, which translates to MTNTLYQDALTLLQQLIAIQSFSREEAGTAEAIAQFLQARGVEIHRKENNVWAFNKLYNPALPTVLLNSHHDTVKPHPSWTFDPFTPNVQDGKLYGLGSNDAGGCLVSLIAAFLHFYDHSDLTYNLVLAATAEEEVSGKNGIELVFPELGAVEFALVGEPTNMHLAVAEKGLMVLDCVAQGKGGHAAREEGINAIYQALPDIEWFRTFRFPKESSFLGPIKMSVTLIQAGTQHNVVPDQCTFTVDVRLTDAYQPEEVLSIIREHVKSEVTPRSTRLRPSSIDQNHPIVQSGVELGRKLYGSPTTSDQALLNIPSVKVGPGDSARSHTADEFIYLSELEEGIALYIQLLTPVITA; encoded by the coding sequence ATGACCAACACCTTATACCAAGACGCGCTTACCCTGCTTCAGCAGCTCATCGCCATCCAATCCTTCAGCCGCGAGGAGGCGGGAACGGCCGAGGCGATTGCTCAATTCTTACAGGCTAGAGGCGTGGAAATTCACCGCAAGGAGAACAATGTCTGGGCGTTTAACAAACTTTACAACCCAGCCTTGCCCACGGTGCTGCTGAACTCGCACCATGACACGGTGAAGCCGCACCCCAGTTGGACGTTTGACCCGTTCACGCCCAACGTGCAAGACGGTAAACTTTATGGCTTGGGCAGCAATGACGCAGGCGGTTGTTTGGTCTCTTTGATAGCCGCGTTTTTGCACTTCTATGACCACTCAGATTTAACCTACAACCTGGTGCTGGCGGCTACCGCCGAAGAAGAAGTCTCTGGCAAAAACGGCATTGAACTGGTGTTCCCGGAATTGGGCGCAGTGGAGTTTGCGCTAGTGGGAGAACCTACCAATATGCACCTGGCCGTCGCCGAGAAAGGTTTGATGGTATTGGATTGCGTAGCGCAAGGCAAAGGCGGGCACGCCGCGCGGGAGGAAGGCATCAATGCCATTTACCAGGCGCTGCCTGATATTGAGTGGTTCCGCACGTTCCGTTTCCCGAAGGAGTCTAGCTTCTTAGGGCCTATCAAAATGAGTGTAACCCTAATTCAAGCCGGTACGCAACACAACGTGGTACCCGACCAATGCACCTTCACCGTAGACGTGCGCCTAACGGATGCTTATCAGCCCGAGGAAGTGTTGAGCATTATAAGAGAACACGTGAAAAGCGAGGTGACGCCAAGGTCTACGCGGTTACGGCCTTCCAGCATTGACCAGAACCACCCTATTGTGCAGTCGGGTGTGGAGTTGGGCAGAAAGCTTTACGGCTCCCCTACCACCTCAGACCAAGCGCTATTGAATATTCCGTCCGTGAAAGTGGGCCCCGGTGATTCGGCACGGTCGCATACCGCCGATGAGTTTATTTACCTTTCAGAACTGGAAGAGGGCATAGCCCTATACATACAACTTTTGACACCCGTAATTACCGCGTAG
- the argB gene encoding acetylglutamate kinase, whose product MSTKLNVIKIGGNVLDNVDNLERFLTDFALLPGLKVLVHGGGTIASEIGKKMGMEPIMINGRRVTDANTLHLVTMVYGGLLNKNLVAQLQARRCNALGLTGADANVIPAHKRPVKDIDYGFVGDVESPDQVNVPFLASLAQQGIVPVFAALTHDGEGNLLNTNADTIASTLAVALSRQFEVNLMYCFEKKGVLLDVHDATSVIHHLQPGYYQELKDKGVIFAGMLPKLDNSFAALEQGVKAVVIGDAADILDIVEGRKAGTRITL is encoded by the coding sequence GTGTCTACCAAACTCAACGTCATCAAAATAGGCGGCAACGTCCTGGACAACGTCGACAACCTGGAGCGATTCCTGACGGACTTCGCCCTACTGCCCGGCCTCAAAGTACTGGTGCATGGGGGCGGCACCATTGCGTCTGAGATAGGCAAGAAGATGGGCATGGAACCAATCATGATAAACGGCCGCCGCGTTACTGATGCCAACACCCTTCATTTGGTGACCATGGTCTATGGCGGATTGCTGAACAAGAACCTGGTGGCGCAACTGCAGGCCCGGCGTTGCAATGCCCTGGGCCTTACCGGGGCAGATGCCAATGTTATTCCCGCCCACAAGCGCCCCGTCAAAGACATTGACTACGGCTTCGTGGGCGACGTGGAAAGCCCTGACCAAGTGAACGTACCGTTTCTGGCGTCGCTAGCCCAGCAAGGGATTGTCCCGGTGTTCGCAGCCCTTACCCATGACGGCGAAGGCAACCTTCTCAACACCAACGCTGACACCATCGCCTCTACCTTGGCCGTAGCCTTGAGCCGCCAGTTTGAAGTGAACCTGATGTACTGTTTCGAGAAGAAAGGCGTGTTGTTGGATGTACATGATGCCACCAGCGTCATTCATCACCTACAACCAGGCTATTACCAGGAACTCAAGGACAAGGGAGTCATTTTTGCGGGCATGCTACCCAAACTGGACAATTCGTTTGCCGCCTTGGAGCAAGGAGTTAAAGCGGTGGTTATAGGTGATGCGGCAGACATCCTTGACATTGTGGAAGGCAGGAAAGCAGGCACCAGGATTACGCTGTAA
- a CDS encoding N-acetylornithine carbamoyltransferase encodes MKQFTSVHDVEDINALVQEALELKKNPYAHEDLGKRKTLGLIFLNPSLRTRLSTQKAAQSLGMNVMVMNMGQEGWALETQDGAIMNGTTVEHIKDAAAVMGEYCDVLGLRSFPKLQNVEEDYSEEILKKFIQYANVPFVSLESATRHPLQSLADLVTITEHAPKGRKPKVVLTWGPHVKALPQAVPNSFAEWMCAADVDFVITHPEGYELDPQFTNGATITYNQQEALEGADFIYVKNWSTYQPNYGEVLTQDASWMLTNQHLANTNNAKVMHCLPVRRNVELSDEILDGPNSLVVQEAANREFAAQAVLKRLLKGIQ; translated from the coding sequence ATGAAGCAATTCACCTCCGTACACGACGTAGAAGACATAAACGCGCTGGTGCAGGAAGCACTGGAGCTTAAGAAGAACCCATATGCCCATGAAGATCTGGGCAAGCGCAAGACCCTGGGCCTTATCTTTTTGAACCCCAGCCTGCGCACCCGCCTCAGCACCCAGAAAGCCGCGCAGAGTCTGGGCATGAATGTGATGGTGATGAACATGGGGCAGGAAGGCTGGGCCCTGGAAACCCAGGACGGGGCCATCATGAACGGCACCACCGTGGAACACATCAAAGACGCCGCCGCCGTAATGGGCGAGTACTGTGACGTGCTGGGCCTCCGGTCGTTCCCTAAACTGCAGAATGTAGAGGAAGACTACTCTGAGGAGATTCTCAAGAAGTTCATCCAGTACGCCAACGTGCCCTTTGTGAGTTTGGAGTCGGCCACTCGTCACCCTTTGCAGAGCTTGGCAGATTTGGTCACCATCACCGAACATGCCCCAAAAGGCCGAAAGCCGAAGGTGGTTTTGACCTGGGGACCGCATGTGAAAGCCTTGCCGCAGGCCGTACCCAACTCCTTTGCCGAGTGGATGTGCGCCGCCGACGTGGACTTTGTCATCACCCACCCCGAAGGCTACGAACTAGACCCGCAATTCACCAATGGTGCTACCATCACCTACAACCAGCAAGAAGCCCTAGAAGGCGCAGACTTCATCTACGTGAAGAACTGGTCCACCTACCAACCCAACTACGGAGAGGTATTAACCCAGGATGCCAGCTGGATGCTCACCAACCAGCACCTGGCCAACACCAACAACGCCAAAGTCATGCACTGCCTTCCTGTCAGAAGAAACGTAGAACTCAGCGATGAGATTTTGGACGGACCCAACTCCCTGGTGGTGCAGGAAGCCGCCAACCGTGAATTCGCCGCGCAGGCGGTGTTGAAGCGCTTGCTGAAAGGCATACAGTAA
- a CDS encoding aspartate aminotransferase family protein, with translation MNLFDVYPLFDITPVKALGSTLWDANGIEYLDLYGGHAVISIGHSHPHYVQRLSEQLNNMGFYSNSVKIPLQQELADKLGQLSGYQDYQFFLVNSGAEANENAIKLASFHTGRKKIISFKKSFHGRTSAAVSATDDPSIVAPVNETDNVVFLPMNDKAAVEKVLAGKDVAAIIIEGIQGVGGVVIPEPQFLQDLEKLAKKYGSLLILDEVQSGYGRSGKFFAHQHAGIRPDLITIAKGMGNGFPVAGVLISPEIHAKHGMLGTTFGGNYLACAAALAVLEVIEQENLIENAAKMGSYLMEKAKTLPSVREVRGQGLMVGIELEVPCAPLRKALLDEYRIFTGSASNKNTIRILPALNVTQVELYRFLEAFAELASRSK, from the coding sequence ATGAATCTATTTGACGTTTACCCCCTCTTTGACATAACGCCGGTAAAAGCCTTGGGCTCTACCCTTTGGGATGCCAACGGCATTGAGTACTTGGACTTGTACGGTGGCCACGCCGTGATTTCCATTGGGCACAGCCATCCCCATTACGTGCAGAGGCTGTCTGAACAGTTGAACAACATGGGCTTCTATTCTAACTCCGTGAAGATTCCGCTACAGCAGGAACTGGCAGACAAGTTGGGCCAGCTAAGCGGATACCAGGACTACCAGTTCTTTCTGGTCAATTCCGGTGCCGAAGCCAACGAGAACGCCATCAAATTGGCCTCTTTCCACACGGGCCGAAAGAAAATCATCTCCTTTAAGAAGTCGTTCCATGGGAGGACGTCTGCCGCCGTGTCCGCTACGGATGACCCCAGCATTGTAGCTCCAGTCAATGAAACCGACAATGTGGTATTTCTGCCTATGAATGACAAGGCCGCGGTTGAAAAAGTACTCGCCGGAAAAGACGTGGCGGCCATCATCATTGAAGGCATACAGGGCGTGGGCGGTGTAGTGATTCCAGAGCCGCAGTTTTTGCAGGATTTGGAAAAGCTAGCCAAAAAATACGGTTCCCTGTTGATTCTGGATGAGGTTCAGTCGGGCTATGGGCGTTCGGGTAAGTTCTTCGCGCACCAGCATGCGGGCATTCGGCCAGACTTGATTACCATTGCCAAGGGCATGGGCAACGGATTTCCAGTGGCGGGCGTGTTGATATCCCCTGAAATTCACGCGAAGCATGGCATGCTGGGCACCACCTTCGGGGGGAATTACCTGGCGTGTGCCGCTGCCTTGGCCGTGCTGGAAGTGATAGAGCAGGAAAACCTGATAGAGAACGCCGCAAAAATGGGCAGTTATCTTATGGAAAAGGCCAAGACCTTACCAAGCGTGCGCGAGGTACGTGGCCAAGGCCTGATGGTGGGCATTGAGCTGGAAGTACCCTGTGCCCCGCTTCGCAAAGCCCTGCTGGACGAGTACCGCATCTTCACCGGCTCGGCGTCCAATAAAAACACCATCCGTATTCTGCCCGCCCTCAATGTGACGCAGGTAGAACTGTACAGATTCCTGGAAGCATTCGCAGAATTAGCATCGCGTAGCAAGTAG
- the argC gene encoding N-acetyl-gamma-glutamyl-phosphate reductase: MQNNKIRVGIVGGAGYTGGELLRLLIHHPNAEITLVHSNSQAGKPVIDTHTDLIGDTDLVFTKELTTQVDVLFLCVGHGDGKKFLDANPIPHEVKIIDLSQDFRLKENSALGNRQFMYGLPELNRERIKTAANVANPGCFATAIQLALLPLAQNGSLPSEVHVSGITGSTGAGQKLSNTSHFSWRNNNISSYKVFGHQHLHEINESLQSLQANAQPAIRFVPYRGNFSRGILCTTYLRSDFHLEEAQQLYREFYEGHPFTVVTDKNPDLKQVVNTNKCLLYLEKHEDQLVITSLIDNLLKGASGQAVQNMNLLFGLEERAGLQLKAIGF, encoded by the coding sequence ATGCAAAATAATAAGATACGAGTGGGCATTGTAGGTGGAGCAGGATACACCGGCGGAGAACTGCTTCGGCTGCTAATCCATCATCCAAACGCAGAGATAACCTTGGTGCATAGCAACAGCCAGGCCGGAAAACCCGTCATAGACACCCACACTGATTTGATAGGTGATACGGATTTAGTGTTCACCAAAGAGCTTACCACCCAGGTGGACGTGCTTTTCCTGTGCGTAGGCCATGGCGACGGCAAGAAGTTCCTGGACGCCAACCCAATCCCACATGAGGTGAAGATTATTGATCTGAGCCAGGACTTTAGATTAAAGGAGAATTCTGCGTTAGGCAATCGCCAGTTCATGTACGGCCTGCCTGAACTAAACCGCGAGCGAATTAAAACCGCTGCTAACGTAGCCAATCCTGGTTGCTTTGCCACCGCCATTCAGTTAGCCTTGCTACCGCTGGCGCAGAATGGCTCTCTACCTTCAGAGGTACACGTGAGCGGCATTACCGGCTCAACGGGCGCGGGTCAGAAATTATCCAACACTTCGCACTTTAGCTGGCGCAATAACAACATCTCCAGCTATAAAGTGTTTGGGCACCAACACCTGCATGAGATTAATGAGAGCCTGCAGTCTCTGCAGGCAAACGCCCAACCAGCCATCCGGTTTGTGCCCTACCGCGGTAATTTCAGCAGGGGCATTTTGTGCACCACCTACTTGAGGTCAGACTTCCATTTAGAGGAAGCACAACAATTGTATAGGGAGTTTTATGAAGGTCATCCTTTCACCGTTGTCACGGATAAGAACCCAGACCTGAAACAGGTGGTAAACACGAACAAATGCCTCCTTTACCTGGAGAAGCACGAAGACCAACTGGTCATCACCAGCCTGATTGACAACCTGTTAAAAGGTGCCTCGGGTCAGGCCGTACAGAACATGAACCTGCTGTTCGGGCTAGAGGAAAGGGCTGGTTTGCAGTTGAAGGCAATCGGGTTTTAA
- the argG gene encoding argininosuccinate synthase codes for MKKVVLAFSGGLDTSFCVKYLLEQGYDIYSAIVNTGGFSEEELAEISRRAENLGVTQHVTLDETDNYYQSCLKYLIFGNVLKNDTYPLSVSAERISQAMAIAKYALEVGAEAVAHGSTGAGNDQVRFDMVFNILIPNVEIITPIRDLKLSREEEITYLKERGVEMDFQKAQYSINKGIWGTSVGGKETLTSDQALPESAYPTQLTKETPERITLHFKNGEPVGLNEELFDNPVHVVQKLQEIAGAFAIGRDIHVGDTIIGIKGRVGFEAAAPMVIIKAHHALEKHTLTKWQLYWKDSLATWYGNWMHEGQFLDPTMRNIETFLTDTQKTVTGKVHVLLAPYRFQIEGIESEHDLMSSKFGSYGEMNNAWTGEDVKGFSKIFGNQTMMYRLINGEENAK; via the coding sequence ATGAAAAAAGTAGTTCTCGCGTTCAGTGGCGGCTTAGACACATCCTTTTGTGTGAAGTACCTGCTGGAACAAGGTTATGACATCTATTCGGCTATTGTAAATACTGGCGGCTTCTCTGAAGAGGAACTGGCAGAGATTTCCCGAAGGGCTGAGAATCTGGGCGTGACCCAGCACGTAACCTTAGACGAAACCGACAACTACTACCAGTCTTGCCTCAAGTACCTCATCTTCGGGAATGTGCTCAAGAATGACACCTATCCCCTATCTGTGAGCGCAGAGCGGATCTCGCAGGCCATGGCCATTGCCAAATATGCACTTGAAGTGGGCGCAGAGGCCGTAGCTCATGGCAGTACCGGTGCGGGCAACGACCAGGTGCGGTTTGACATGGTGTTCAACATCCTCATCCCTAACGTGGAAATCATAACCCCTATCCGTGACCTAAAATTGTCCCGGGAGGAAGAGATCACCTACCTGAAAGAACGCGGCGTGGAGATGGATTTCCAGAAGGCGCAGTACTCCATCAACAAAGGTATCTGGGGAACATCAGTAGGTGGTAAGGAAACATTGACGTCTGATCAGGCACTGCCGGAATCTGCCTACCCAACGCAACTGACCAAAGAAACGCCGGAGCGCATTACCCTGCACTTCAAGAACGGCGAGCCGGTGGGCTTAAACGAGGAACTTTTCGATAACCCGGTGCACGTGGTCCAGAAGTTACAGGAAATTGCCGGTGCTTTTGCGATTGGCCGTGACATTCACGTAGGCGATACCATCATTGGGATTAAAGGCAGAGTGGGGTTTGAAGCGGCGGCCCCCATGGTCATTATCAAGGCGCACCACGCTCTGGAAAAACACACCCTTACCAAATGGCAGCTGTACTGGAAAGACAGCCTGGCTACTTGGTATGGCAACTGGATGCACGAAGGTCAGTTTCTAGACCCGACCATGCGCAACATTGAGACGTTCCTGACAGACACGCAGAAAACCGTGACCGGAAAAGTACACGTGCTGTTGGCGCCATACCGATTCCAGATAGAAGGCATTGAGTCTGAGCATGATTTGATGTCCTCTAAATTTGGGTCTTACGGTGAGATGAACAATGCCTGGACCGGCGAAGACGTGAAAGGCTTCTCCAAAATATTCGGGAACCAGACCATGATGTACCGCTTAATCAACGGAGAAGAAAATGCAAAATAA
- a CDS encoding SusD/RagB family nutrient-binding outer membrane lipoprotein: MKKRILSIATGLLVFLGACDFSDFGDTNVSPTALPAVSNKALLTFSEQAISWTTWNAPARQGAVGTASSTGGYANDYMALYAQYLSEGPYPESQNYSDRNLSWTEWYRGPLANLQAIIDNNNAGNAAADPANGSKNNQIAVARILKAYYFWYLTDTYGDIPYFEALKGVEVAKPKYDAQQAIYNDLFKEMTEAQAQIEMAGFPVQGDILLNGDMAAWKRFANTARMFMALRLIDRDQAKAKSEFEAAMTAGAITSNAENIEYQFLGGDPNNWNPWYENYTNDNRNDYALSNTIVDNMQGDPRLAVYGESINGKIIGLPYGTNVARNIPAAYSRLSERFQGADAVAPIFTYSQVLFARAEMANRGVTSENAGDLYEQGIAASAAFYGVPNTIPHGTYAGNNAAGLEQIITQKWKHQFLNGFEAWTDWRRTGFPSFLLPGPGTLDAKGIPLRMSYPANARTVNEAGFDAAIARQGPDTNYTRVWWDVK, encoded by the coding sequence ATGAAAAAGAGAATTTTATCAATTGCTACAGGTCTTCTAGTGTTTCTAGGAGCCTGTGATTTCAGCGACTTTGGAGACACGAACGTGTCCCCAACGGCCCTACCAGCAGTTTCTAACAAAGCTTTGTTAACCTTTTCTGAGCAAGCGATCTCCTGGACTACCTGGAACGCTCCTGCCAGACAGGGTGCGGTAGGAACAGCTTCTTCTACGGGCGGTTATGCCAATGACTACATGGCATTGTATGCCCAGTATCTGTCTGAAGGTCCATACCCAGAGTCTCAGAACTACAGCGACCGTAACTTGTCCTGGACTGAGTGGTACAGAGGTCCTTTGGCTAACTTGCAGGCAATTATTGACAACAATAATGCTGGTAACGCTGCCGCTGACCCTGCCAACGGTTCTAAGAACAACCAGATTGCTGTTGCTCGTATCTTGAAGGCTTATTACTTCTGGTATTTAACTGACACCTACGGAGACATCCCTTACTTTGAGGCTCTGAAAGGTGTAGAAGTTGCTAAACCTAAGTATGATGCTCAGCAAGCCATTTACAATGACTTGTTCAAAGAGATGACTGAAGCCCAAGCCCAGATTGAAATGGCTGGTTTCCCGGTACAAGGTGATATCTTGTTAAACGGCGACATGGCTGCATGGAAGCGTTTTGCAAACACAGCTCGTATGTTCATGGCTTTGCGTCTGATTGACAGAGACCAAGCTAAGGCAAAGTCTGAGTTTGAGGCTGCCATGACAGCTGGTGCTATTACTAGCAACGCTGAGAACATTGAGTACCAGTTCTTGGGTGGAGATCCAAACAACTGGAACCCATGGTATGAGAACTACACCAATGACAACCGTAATGACTATGCACTAAGCAACACTATTGTTGACAACATGCAAGGTGATCCACGTTTGGCAGTGTATGGTGAGTCTATCAACGGTAAAATCATTGGTCTTCCTTATGGTACCAACGTTGCTAGAAACATTCCTGCTGCATACAGCCGTTTAAGTGAAAGATTCCAGGGTGCTGATGCAGTTGCTCCTATCTTCACTTACTCACAAGTTCTGTTTGCTAGAGCTGAAATGGCAAACCGTGGTGTTACCTCTGAGAATGCTGGCGATTTGTATGAGCAAGGAATTGCCGCTTCTGCTGCGTTCTATGGCGTGCCTAACACCATTCCTCACGGAACTTACGCTGGTAATAACGCCGCTGGTCTTGAGCAAATCATCACTCAGAAATGGAAGCACCAATTCTTGAATGGTTTTGAAGCTTGGACAGACTGGAGAAGAACTGGTTTCCCTTCATTCTTGCTTCCAGGTCCTGGAACCTTAGATGCCAAAGGTATTCCGTTGCGTATGAGCTACCCAGCTAACGCCAGAACTGTAAACGAAGCTGGCTTCGACGCTGCGATTGCCCGTCAAGGACCAGATACCAACTACACCAGAGTATGGTGGGATGTTAAGTAG